From Arcticibacter tournemirensis, one genomic window encodes:
- a CDS encoding sodium:solute symporter produces the protein MSLIDWTVLLITLTGIIVYGVYKGRNQHGAQSYLLADKKMPWYLVLLGIMSTQASAITFLSAPGQAYTDGMRFVQYYFGLPIAMVVICITFIPIFGKLNVYTAYEYLEQRFDRKTRLATAILFLLSRGLSTGISIYAPSIILSSVLGWNIYITTVLLGGLLIIYTCSGGAGAVAHTQKLQFMIILSGMALAGWLVVESLPSGVDMGDALYVAGKAGKLNVITTGFDWKDKYNIWSGIVGGFFLALSYFGTDQSQVGRYITAKDAKVARMGLLMNGLVKIPMQFSILLIGALLFAFYSFKPAPLYFNEGSYSLLKEQHPQQVLKIENEYQVLQQRYARQVREVAAERNNSKEHSDVLAKEFQQTKEQIEQLRGSVNDLISLNKLSTDSSDTNYIFLYFVKHTLPKGVVGLLFAIIFLASWGSVSAALNSLAASSLMDVQLLKGSNTVSEKKQLLYGRLHTFFWGIFSIGVAMFATQLGSLIEAVNVLGSLFYGTILGIFLVAFYMKPVKGNNVFIGAVVAEICVLLIYKADIVSFLWLNAVGALLVPFVSGCLYLIQKRASLHNDQ, from the coding sequence ATGAGTTTAATTGACTGGACGGTACTGCTGATAACCCTTACAGGCATTATCGTCTATGGCGTTTATAAGGGTCGTAACCAGCACGGGGCACAATCGTACCTCCTGGCAGATAAAAAAATGCCCTGGTATCTTGTTCTGCTTGGTATCATGTCGACTCAGGCCAGCGCTATCACATTCCTTTCGGCCCCAGGACAGGCTTATACTGACGGGATGCGCTTTGTGCAGTACTATTTTGGCTTACCGATAGCCATGGTGGTTATCTGCATTACCTTTATACCAATTTTCGGAAAGCTGAATGTGTATACAGCGTACGAATACCTTGAACAACGTTTCGACCGAAAGACGCGGCTCGCTACAGCTATACTTTTTCTTCTTTCACGAGGACTGTCTACAGGTATCAGCATCTATGCTCCATCAATTATTCTATCTTCTGTTTTAGGATGGAATATTTATATCACCACTGTTCTTCTGGGCGGCTTGCTCATCATCTACACTTGTAGCGGCGGTGCCGGCGCCGTGGCTCACACCCAGAAGCTTCAGTTTATGATCATTCTGTCGGGCATGGCGCTGGCGGGCTGGTTGGTTGTGGAAAGCCTGCCTTCCGGGGTAGATATGGGCGACGCCCTCTATGTTGCAGGAAAAGCTGGAAAATTAAATGTTATTACAACAGGATTCGACTGGAAAGATAAATACAACATCTGGAGTGGCATCGTCGGCGGTTTCTTCCTCGCCCTATCGTATTTTGGTACTGATCAAAGCCAGGTGGGCCGGTATATTACGGCAAAAGACGCCAAAGTAGCACGGATGGGGCTTTTGATGAATGGACTGGTAAAGATTCCGATGCAATTTTCCATATTGCTTATCGGAGCGCTGCTTTTTGCTTTCTACAGCTTTAAACCGGCGCCGCTTTATTTTAATGAGGGATCGTATAGTCTGCTGAAAGAGCAGCATCCTCAACAGGTGCTCAAAATTGAAAACGAATATCAGGTACTGCAACAACGTTACGCCCGACAAGTAAGGGAAGTTGCAGCTGAAAGAAATAACAGCAAGGAGCATTCCGATGTACTTGCTAAAGAATTTCAGCAAACAAAGGAGCAGATTGAGCAGTTAAGAGGCTCGGTAAATGACCTGATCTCATTGAATAAACTAAGCACCGACTCGAGCGACACAAATTATATATTCCTTTATTTCGTCAAACACACTCTTCCTAAAGGAGTGGTGGGCTTACTCTTTGCTATTATATTCCTTGCATCATGGGGGTCTGTCTCGGCAGCCCTGAATTCTCTCGCGGCTTCGTCCCTTATGGATGTTCAACTACTTAAGGGCAGCAATACGGTTAGCGAAAAGAAACAATTACTTTACGGCAGGTTACATACTTTTTTCTGGGGGATATTTAGTATTGGCGTCGCTATGTTCGCGACACAGCTTGGTTCACTGATAGAAGCTGTAAACGTCCTTGGATCACTTTTCTATGGTACTATCCTCGGAATTTTCCTTGTAGCTTTCTATATGAAACCAGTTAAGGGGAATAACGTTTTTATCGGGGCAGTAGTGGCCGAAATATGCGTGCTGCTTATATATAAAGCGGATATTGTCTCGTTTTTATGGCTGAATGCAGTAGGCGCATTGCTTGTCCCTTTCGTAAGCGGATGCCTGTATTTAATTCAGAAAAGAGCATCTTTGCATAATGATCAATAA